One part of the Rutidosis leptorrhynchoides isolate AG116_Rl617_1_P2 chromosome 1, CSIRO_AGI_Rlap_v1, whole genome shotgun sequence genome encodes these proteins:
- the LOC139886119 gene encoding large ribosomal subunit protein eL20z-like: MSEPAKDHNQQQYYQDPQQQQQQQQQYGTFQGVRNYPPPPPVIGFPQPAPPPGAAGGSSVHPYVHGYQAVTGYAVAEGRPVRERRLPCCGIGMGWFLFIIGFFLAAIPWYLGAFILICARYDHREKPGYVACLVAAIIGTIAVICGVTGDDWDWD; the protein is encoded by the exons ATGAGTGAACCAGCTAAGGATCATAACCAGCAACAATACTATCAAGAtccgcagcagcagcagcagcagcagcagcagtacgGAACTTTTCAAGGCGTTCGAAATTATCCACCACCGCCACCGGTCATCGGATTTCCTCAGCCGGCTCCACCTCCCGGCGCCGCCGGTGGTTCCTCGGTTCATCCGTACGTCCACGGCTATCAGGCCGTCACAG GTTATGCTGTTGCGGAAGGAAGACCAGTAAGAGAGAGGCGTCTTCCATGCTGCGGTATTGGTATGGGCTGGTTCTT GTTCATTATTGGTTTCTTCCTGGCGGCTATACCCTGGTATCTTGGAGCGTTCATTCTAATATGTGCCAGATATGATCACCGTGAGAAACCTGGATATGTTGCATGCCTAGTCGCT GCTATTATTGGAACAATTGCTGTGATTTGTGGGGTTACTGGTGATGACTGGGATTGGGACTGA